A single window of uncultured Tolumonas sp. DNA harbors:
- the araC gene encoding arabinose operon transcriptional regulator AraC, producing MSTMQKDKPKQLNPLLPGYAFDVFLVSGMTPIEKGSVLDFIIDRPNGMKGYIMNLTVKGRGKIFSGEHEFIVEPGDLLLFPPEAVHYYGRADDSNEWYHRWVYFRPRAYWADWLRWPHEVERVGHIKLADQQLANEFDSLFLNIEETHKEIRPMSEQLAMNLLERLLIRCYEVSSLADHAPMDHRILEACQILSASLSAEVSIEELAEQVFLSPSRLAHLFREQVGVSIVRWREDQRIIRAKLLLQTTPLPVAVIGQQTGYDDQLYFSRVFKKRVGVSPSEYRKSSSPL from the coding sequence ATGTCCACCATGCAAAAAGACAAACCTAAACAACTGAATCCGTTGCTGCCGGGTTATGCGTTTGACGTATTTCTGGTGTCGGGCATGACGCCAATTGAAAAAGGCAGCGTGCTCGATTTCATCATTGATCGTCCGAATGGCATGAAAGGTTACATCATGAACCTGACGGTCAAAGGGCGAGGTAAGATCTTTTCCGGTGAGCATGAATTTATCGTGGAACCGGGCGATCTGTTGTTGTTTCCACCGGAAGCGGTGCACTACTACGGTCGTGCTGATGACAGTAATGAGTGGTATCACCGCTGGGTTTATTTCCGTCCACGCGCTTATTGGGCCGACTGGCTGCGTTGGCCACATGAGGTGGAACGTGTCGGGCACATCAAACTGGCCGATCAGCAATTAGCCAATGAGTTCGATAGCCTGTTTCTGAACATCGAAGAGACGCACAAAGAGATCCGCCCGATGTCGGAACAGTTGGCCATGAACCTGTTGGAGCGGCTACTGATCCGTTGTTACGAAGTGTCGTCATTAGCCGATCATGCACCGATGGATCACCGCATTCTCGAAGCGTGCCAGATCTTAAGTGCCTCGCTTTCGGCGGAAGTATCGATAGAAGAATTAGCCGAGCAGGTGTTTTTATCGCCGTCACGATTAGCGCATCTGTTCCGCGAACAGGTAGGAGTCAGCATCGTCCGTTGGCGCGAAGATCAGCGGATCATCCGCGCCAAACTGCTGCTGCAAACCACGCCATTGCCGGTTGCTGTCATCGGTCAGCAAACCGGCTATGACGATCAGCTCTACTTTTCCCGCGTCTTTAAAAAGCGCGTCGGGGTTAGCCCGAGTGAATATCGTAAGAGCAGCAGCCCGTTGTGA
- a CDS encoding HAMP domain-containing methyl-accepting chemotaxis protein: MKISAKLILLISLAFLGCLAVGGVALGRLSVLNTEIRSLSDKTIPGIEQLKNINTAFLDLRLLVNRHALSFDGDEKKALDERIQAKQQQLKQSLQSYKALLTSEENKAYAQTEKLLLSYLTAADEVLTLSRKYQNSKAQELMVALTEQGDKITTLLDQATAQNHQQVQTSSQRAGAAYDNALSQLILSVVVVLVGLMLVGGWLFWQIRHGIRSAVSTISRIEQSRDFTLRAEIKSNDEISHLLMAFNALIARLQENFGQFQHGIQQVTSISDRLLDAASGVSNTAGIQQTSSSQMAAAVEQMTVSINHVADQAQGASDRSHEAGDQATQGLAVIANTVADIHAISAAVSEAAKELHNLENQNRTIASVINVISDVAAQTNLLALNAAIEAARAGEMGRGFAVVADEVRNLAARTASATQEIGSIINNVQNLSASAVHLMQEAVTKVEAGVSSAGEASQKMNDICSVAGDSEALVQDISHAIREQGQATDVIAQQVETVAQQANENSSSAASCQKLANELTSIAHSMDDVLRSYTLSS, translated from the coding sequence ATGAAAATATCAGCCAAATTGATCCTGCTTATCAGCCTTGCATTCTTGGGTTGTTTGGCTGTCGGTGGTGTTGCGCTAGGGCGCTTGTCGGTGCTGAATACAGAAATTCGTTCACTGAGCGACAAAACCATTCCCGGTATTGAGCAACTGAAAAACATCAACACTGCATTTTTAGATCTACGTCTGCTGGTTAACCGACATGCACTGTCATTCGATGGTGATGAGAAAAAAGCGCTGGATGAACGCATTCAAGCTAAACAACAGCAGCTCAAACAGAGTTTACAAAGCTACAAAGCTTTACTGACATCGGAAGAAAACAAGGCATATGCGCAGACGGAAAAATTATTACTCAGTTATCTGACGGCTGCCGATGAAGTGTTAACACTGTCGCGTAAATATCAAAATAGCAAAGCCCAGGAATTGATGGTCGCCCTGACCGAACAGGGCGATAAGATCACTACCTTGTTGGATCAAGCCACCGCACAAAATCATCAGCAAGTGCAAACCAGCAGCCAGCGGGCGGGGGCGGCGTATGACAATGCATTAAGTCAGCTGATCCTGAGCGTTGTAGTAGTACTGGTCGGTTTAATGCTGGTGGGCGGCTGGTTGTTCTGGCAGATCCGGCATGGCATCCGCAGTGCGGTTTCTACCATCAGCCGCATTGAACAAAGCCGCGATTTTACCTTACGCGCCGAAATCAAAAGTAACGATGAAATCTCCCATCTGTTGATGGCCTTTAACGCCTTAATTGCCCGCTTGCAGGAAAACTTTGGTCAGTTTCAGCATGGTATTCAACAGGTCACCTCCATCTCAGATCGATTGTTAGATGCCGCCAGTGGCGTTTCCAATACGGCAGGTATACAGCAAACCTCTTCCAGCCAGATGGCCGCCGCCGTTGAACAGATGACGGTCAGCATTAATCACGTCGCCGATCAGGCGCAGGGCGCCAGCGATCGCTCGCATGAAGCCGGTGATCAAGCGACACAAGGGCTGGCGGTGATTGCCAATACCGTCGCCGATATTCATGCCATCTCTGCTGCGGTCAGCGAAGCGGCGAAAGAATTGCACAATCTGGAAAACCAAAACCGAACCATAGCATCTGTCATTAACGTCATCAGCGATGTGGCGGCGCAGACCAACTTGTTAGCACTCAATGCGGCCATTGAAGCGGCGCGGGCTGGTGAAATGGGGCGTGGTTTTGCGGTAGTGGCAGATGAGGTGCGGAATCTGGCGGCACGCACGGCATCAGCCACGCAAGAGATCGGTAGCATCATTAATAATGTGCAAAACCTGTCAGCCAGTGCGGTGCACCTGATGCAAGAAGCCGTTACCAAGGTGGAAGCGGGCGTTAGCAGTGCCGGTGAAGCGAGCCAGAAGATGAATGATATCTGCAGTGTGGCGGGCGATAGCGAAGCATTAGTACAGGACATTTCTCATGCCATTCGTGAACAAGGGCAAGCTACGGACGTTATTGCGCAACAGGTCGAAACAGTGGCGCAACAGGCGAATGAGAATAGCAGTTCGGCTGCATCCTGCCAGAAGTTGGCCAATGAACTGACCAGTATTGCACACAGCATGGATGATGTTTTGCGGTCATATACCCTTAGTTCTTGA
- a CDS encoding AzlD domain-containing protein — protein MNHWTLIMGMMLVTFLPRYLPLLLAGKMVFPEWLERAFNYVPIAVLSAIIAQTTLIHDGVVQLNVQNPYLIAALVAFVVALKCRQQLIVISCGLLAFGLMRWWL, from the coding sequence ATGAATCATTGGACACTGATCATGGGCATGATGTTAGTGACCTTTTTGCCGCGCTATTTACCCTTGTTATTAGCTGGAAAAATGGTGTTTCCCGAGTGGCTGGAACGGGCGTTTAACTATGTGCCGATTGCGGTATTAAGTGCCATTATCGCGCAAACCACGCTGATCCATGACGGTGTGGTGCAGCTGAATGTGCAAAATCCGTATCTGATTGCCGCCTTGGTAGCTTTTGTCGTCGCACTAAAATGCCGTCAGCAGTTGATCGTGATCAGCTGTGGTTTATTGGCGTTTGGTTTGATGCGCTGGTGGCTGTAA
- a CDS encoding arabinose ABC transporter substrate-binding protein has protein sequence MNKMVKNLITAGLALGIANSAFAAEKLKLGYLVKQPEEPWFQTEWAFADKAGHDLNFDVIKIAVPDGEKTLNAIDSLAANGAKGFVICTPDPKLGPAIMAKAKSMDLKVITVDDQFVNAKGNPMTDVPLVMMAATKIGERQGQELYKEMTARKWDVKETGVLAITANELDTARRRVEGSISALKAASFPEAQIYSVPTKANDIPGALDAANSMLVQHPNVKNWLIVGMNDNTVLGGVRATEGQGFKAENVIGIGINGVDAVNELSKSKATGFFGSLLPSPDIHGYKSIQMLNDWVVKGVEPAKFTEVTDVVLITRDNFKVELKKKGL, from the coding sequence ATGAATAAAATGGTTAAAAATCTAATCACTGCAGGTTTAGCACTTGGTATAGCTAATTCTGCTTTTGCTGCAGAGAAGCTGAAGTTGGGATATCTGGTTAAACAACCAGAAGAACCATGGTTCCAGACTGAATGGGCCTTTGCAGACAAAGCCGGTCACGATCTGAATTTCGATGTCATCAAGATTGCTGTTCCGGATGGTGAGAAGACGCTGAATGCGATTGACAGCTTGGCTGCTAACGGTGCGAAAGGCTTTGTCATCTGCACACCAGATCCAAAATTAGGCCCAGCTATCATGGCGAAAGCAAAAAGCATGGATCTGAAAGTCATCACTGTTGATGACCAGTTTGTGAATGCCAAAGGCAATCCAATGACTGATGTTCCGTTGGTGATGATGGCTGCGACCAAAATTGGTGAACGCCAAGGTCAGGAACTTTATAAAGAAATGACCGCCCGTAAATGGGATGTCAAAGAAACCGGCGTATTAGCTATCACTGCCAATGAATTAGACACCGCTCGTCGCCGTGTTGAAGGTTCAATCAGTGCATTGAAAGCAGCCAGTTTCCCTGAAGCGCAGATTTACAGCGTACCAACGAAAGCGAACGACATTCCAGGCGCACTGGATGCCGCCAACTCCATGCTGGTACAACATCCAAATGTGAAAAACTGGCTGATCGTGGGTATGAACGATAACACCGTATTAGGTGGTGTGCGTGCAACTGAAGGCCAGGGCTTCAAAGCTGAAAACGTCATTGGTATCGGTATCAATGGTGTGGATGCGGTGAATGAACTGTCGAAATCAAAAGCGACCGGCTTCTTTGGTTCTCTGCTGCCAAGCCCGGATATCCATGGTTACAAGAGTATTCAGATGCTGAATGACTGGGTTGTGAAAGGTGTTGAGCCTGCCAAATTCACTGAAGTGACTGACGTAGTGCTGATCACTCGTGACAACTTCAAAGTCGAGCTGAAGAAAAAAGGTCTGTAA
- a CDS encoding AzlC family ABC transporter permease, producing the protein MSYSKWNLFRKGWVDTLPLVVAAAPFGVLYGALAIDNGLSLWSVLGMSLLVYAGASQFIAVTLLASATALPIICLTVFIVNLRHMLYAATLMPHVRDISLPRRTLMAFWLTDETFAVVSQRLQSEVQRGELVWYYLGSALFMYSNWALCTLVGVTVGKQLPNMTSWGLDVAMVVAFISIVVPALKKFPQWACAAVAVVCSILMRDWPNQSGLMIASLLAVATGMVLEKGMKK; encoded by the coding sequence ATGTCTTATTCAAAATGGAATTTATTTCGGAAGGGCTGGGTTGATACCTTGCCGCTGGTGGTTGCCGCTGCCCCGTTTGGCGTGTTGTATGGCGCACTGGCCATTGATAATGGCTTGAGTCTGTGGTCTGTGCTGGGCATGTCGTTGCTGGTTTATGCCGGTGCTTCTCAATTTATTGCGGTCACTTTGCTGGCTTCGGCAACCGCATTGCCGATCATCTGTCTGACAGTGTTTATCGTCAATCTGCGGCACATGTTATATGCCGCCACGTTAATGCCGCATGTGCGTGATATTTCGCTACCACGGCGAACACTGATGGCCTTCTGGTTAACCGATGAAACCTTTGCGGTAGTCAGTCAACGCTTACAAAGCGAAGTGCAGCGCGGCGAGCTGGTCTGGTATTACCTCGGTTCCGCTTTGTTTATGTATTCCAACTGGGCACTGTGTACGCTGGTCGGTGTGACGGTCGGTAAACAACTGCCCAATATGACCTCATGGGGGCTGGACGTCGCCATGGTGGTGGCATTTATCAGCATCGTGGTGCCGGCGCTGAAGAAGTTTCCGCAATGGGCTTGTGCGGCTGTTGCCGTGGTATGCAGTATTTTAATGCGTGATTGGCCGAACCAAAGCGGATTGATGATTGCTTCTTTATTGGCGGTAGCTACAGGGATGGTATTGGAAAAAGGAATGAAGAAATGA
- the lysC gene encoding lysine-sensitive aspartokinase 3, translating to MSKVTVAKFGGTSVADAEAMRRCAAIVTQTANTRVVVLSASSGVTNLLVDLARGTLSAAEQEIHLKKLKSIQDNILNELGNPAPLRQTIDGILKEIADMARQATQNSDAALEDRLVAQGELMSTRLFTDMMNHLGHKAVWFDVRKVLRTDSRFGRATPAIEAIHNLAQQEMAGLLKDHIVITQGFIGANADGQTTTLGRGGSDFSAALLAEALGVDELEIWTDVPGIYTTDPRLVKEAHPIPEISFSEAAEMATFGAKVLHPATLQPAVRKGIPVFVGSSKEPAAGGTWVRDTTESNPLFRAVALRRNQILLTLHSPNMLHACGFLAQVFTILAKHGISVDLITTSEVSVAITLDQTGSSSTGRSVLNDGVLDELNAFCKVKVETDLALVALIGNRMSEVNGVGTQVFDAVSEHNVRMICYGASTHNLCFLVPESDASLVVQKLHQRLLGK from the coding sequence GTGAGCAAGGTTACTGTTGCTAAATTTGGTGGCACAAGTGTCGCCGATGCCGAAGCCATGCGCCGTTGCGCAGCCATCGTTACCCAAACTGCTAACACCCGTGTGGTGGTGTTGAGCGCCAGCTCTGGCGTAACCAACCTGCTGGTTGATCTGGCACGGGGAACGTTATCCGCTGCCGAGCAGGAAATTCATCTGAAAAAACTCAAATCTATTCAGGACAACATTCTGAATGAATTGGGTAACCCTGCCCCACTGCGTCAAACCATTGATGGGATCTTAAAAGAGATCGCCGATATGGCGCGTCAGGCGACTCAGAACAGCGATGCTGCTCTGGAAGATCGTTTAGTAGCGCAAGGCGAGCTGATGTCGACCCGCCTGTTCACCGATATGATGAACCATCTTGGTCACAAAGCCGTGTGGTTTGATGTGCGTAAAGTATTGCGCACTGACAGCCGTTTTGGCCGCGCCACACCGGCTATTGAAGCGATCCATAATCTGGCACAGCAGGAAATGGCTGGGCTGCTGAAAGACCATATCGTGATCACGCAAGGTTTCATCGGTGCCAATGCTGATGGTCAAACCACCACGCTGGGCCGTGGCGGTAGTGATTTCAGCGCCGCATTGCTGGCAGAAGCACTGGGTGTTGATGAACTGGAGATCTGGACTGACGTACCGGGCATCTACACCACCGATCCTCGTTTGGTGAAAGAAGCGCACCCGATCCCGGAGATCTCTTTCTCTGAAGCGGCGGAAATGGCAACTTTCGGTGCCAAAGTGTTGCATCCGGCGACCTTGCAGCCTGCGGTACGTAAAGGTATTCCGGTCTTTGTTGGCTCCAGTAAAGAGCCTGCAGCTGGCGGCACCTGGGTACGTGATACCACCGAATCAAACCCGCTATTCCGTGCGGTAGCTCTGCGCCGTAACCAGATCCTGTTAACGCTGCACAGCCCGAACATGCTGCATGCCTGCGGCTTCCTGGCCCAAGTGTTCACCATTCTGGCCAAACACGGCATCTCGGTTGATCTGATCACTACTTCTGAAGTGAGTGTTGCTATCACGCTGGATCAAACCGGCAGCTCATCCACCGGTCGTTCTGTATTGAATGACGGTGTATTAGATGAACTGAATGCGTTCTGTAAAGTGAAAGTGGAAACCGATCTGGCACTGGTTGCGCTGATTGGTAACCGCATGAGCGAAGTGAATGGCGTGGGTACGCAAGTTTTCGACGCGGTTAGCGAACATAACGTGCGCATGATCTGCTACGGTGCCAGCACGCATAACCTTTGCTTCTTGGTGCCGGAATCGGATGCCTCATTGGTTGTACAAAAACTGCATCAACGTCTGCTGGGAAAATAA
- the araG gene encoding L-arabinose ABC transporter ATP-binding protein AraG produces the protein MNQSVPYLEFCGISKEFPGVKALQNVSFSCREGTVHALMGENGAGKSTLLKILSGFQAPTNGVIKLGGTETTFQNTVDALESGIAIIYQELHLVPEMTIAENIYLGQLPTKHGFIDKEKLYQDAARQLARLGMDVSPETPLKYLSLGQWQMVEIAKALTRDARVIAFDEPTSSLSSREIEQLFRVIRQLRDEGKVILYVSHRMDEIFELCDAITVFKDGQFVRTFESMQEVDRDLLVKTMVGRDLTDIYGYEPRPHGEMGLQVSNLMGPGLKAPVSFHVKRGEILGIFGLVGAGRSEMLKLIFGAEKMASGDICVFGKPVPIRNPIDAIHSGIMLCTEDRKALGIIPIHSVQENINISARRHKARGGFLINQQWEDENAKLRIRDMRVKTPSPHQAIMHLSGGNQQKAILGRWLSEDMKVILLDEPTRGIDVGAKNEIYNVIYDLAKSGIAVVVVSSELPEVLGVSDRIMVMREGRVSGELLHTEANEIKALHLAMPAR, from the coding sequence ATGAATCAGTCAGTCCCTTATCTGGAATTTTGTGGCATCAGCAAAGAATTCCCCGGCGTGAAAGCATTGCAGAATGTCTCCTTCTCCTGCCGCGAAGGAACCGTGCATGCACTGATGGGTGAAAACGGTGCCGGTAAATCTACGTTGCTGAAAATTCTCAGTGGTTTTCAGGCACCGACAAATGGTGTTATCAAATTAGGTGGCACAGAAACCACGTTCCAAAACACCGTGGACGCACTGGAAAGTGGTATTGCCATCATTTATCAAGAACTGCACTTGGTGCCGGAAATGACCATTGCAGAGAACATTTATCTGGGTCAGCTGCCGACTAAGCATGGTTTCATTGATAAAGAAAAACTTTATCAGGATGCAGCGCGCCAGCTCGCTCGTTTGGGTATGGATGTTTCACCCGAAACACCGCTGAAATATCTCTCTCTCGGACAATGGCAAATGGTTGAAATCGCCAAAGCGCTGACACGCGACGCGCGGGTGATTGCCTTCGATGAACCGACCAGTAGCCTTTCGTCCCGTGAAATTGAACAGTTATTCCGTGTCATCCGTCAACTGCGGGATGAAGGGAAAGTCATTCTGTACGTCTCGCATCGTATGGATGAAATCTTCGAGCTTTGCGATGCCATCACCGTCTTCAAAGATGGACAATTCGTCCGCACGTTCGAGTCAATGCAAGAAGTCGATCGTGACCTGTTGGTAAAAACCATGGTGGGCCGTGACCTGACCGATATCTACGGCTATGAGCCTCGTCCGCATGGCGAAATGGGTCTGCAGGTCAGCAATCTGATGGGGCCAGGCCTAAAAGCACCGGTCTCTTTCCATGTGAAACGGGGTGAGATACTCGGGATCTTCGGCTTGGTCGGTGCAGGACGCAGCGAAATGCTGAAACTGATCTTCGGCGCGGAAAAAATGGCATCCGGTGACATTTGTGTATTTGGCAAACCAGTACCGATCCGTAACCCAATTGATGCAATTCATAGCGGCATCATGCTTTGCACTGAAGACCGTAAAGCACTGGGCATCATCCCGATCCACTCGGTGCAGGAAAACATCAACATCAGTGCCCGTCGGCATAAAGCGCGTGGTGGCTTCCTCATCAATCAGCAATGGGAAGATGAAAACGCCAAATTGCGTATCCGCGACATGCGGGTGAAAACGCCGTCGCCGCATCAGGCCATCATGCATCTGTCGGGTGGGAATCAGCAAAAAGCAATTTTGGGCCGTTGGTTGTCAGAAGACATGAAAGTCATTCTGCTCGACGAACCGACCCGAGGTATCGACGTCGGTGCCAAAAATGAAATCTATAACGTGATCTACGATCTGGCTAAATCGGGTATCGCCGTGGTGGTGGTGTCCAGTGAGTTGCCAGAGGTGCTTGGCGTTTCCGACCGCATCATGGTGATGCGTGAAGGACGGGTATCCGGCGAGTTGCTGCATACCGAAGCCAATGAAATTAAAGCCCTGCATCTGGCGATGCCAGCTCGTTAA
- a CDS encoding N-acetyltransferase family protein, translating into MQIIQCSYERHAAAILAIFNDAILHSTALYDYQARTMDNMVSWFKNKELGHYPVIGIENESGELMGFASYGSFRAYPANKYTLEHSVYVAAPFRGQGIAQTLMQHLIELAQAQNYHTLIGSIDASNQGSIALHEKLGFVHAGTIRHAGFKFGDWLDLAFYQLLLPTPLYPKELELQQGDK; encoded by the coding sequence ATGCAAATTATTCAATGTAGTTATGAGCGGCATGCGGCTGCTATCCTCGCCATCTTTAACGATGCCATTTTGCATTCCACCGCGCTGTATGATTATCAGGCCCGCACGATGGACAACATGGTGTCATGGTTTAAAAACAAGGAACTCGGCCACTATCCGGTGATTGGGATCGAAAATGAATCCGGTGAATTGATGGGTTTTGCCAGTTACGGCAGCTTCCGCGCCTATCCGGCCAACAAATACACACTCGAACATTCGGTGTATGTGGCAGCCCCTTTTCGCGGACAAGGTATTGCGCAAACACTGATGCAACATCTGATTGAACTGGCACAAGCGCAAAACTATCACACGCTGATTGGCAGCATTGATGCCAGCAATCAAGGCAGTATCGCGTTGCACGAGAAACTGGGCTTTGTGCATGCCGGCACGATTCGGCATGCCGGATTTAAGTTTGGCGACTGGCTGGATCTGGCCTTTTACCAGCTACTGCTGCCTACCCCGCTATACCCAAAGGAATTGGAGTTGCAGCAAGGCGACAAGTGA
- a CDS encoding methyl-accepting chemotaxis protein: MTLKKQLMIIVAISIIGYAIIGAYGLYSIKDNLIESRKHEIHTILNFARNQSNLYIQQSKNGQLSQAEAEKKVVELLSGMREGASYIWSNDNHAISRVHPRIEKLGKLQDSYAGQMQQLQGKEYDFTVEENMKPGADVKVLKVNGFTKLPDWNWVVGFGVYMDDIQEQYYAYAKTFFFIATPILLMVVFISFYISKTIIRKLGGEPDYAVSVTKKIAMGQLTEKLDSYLSQQSLIGSMAYMQKSLVQTITTIKQGLHTLARLSAALQDQITVIDSASKGSSEASVSTAASIQELSVCIKEISYNTELTEQNSEQAMNLCLDGNHVVKKTNDSIIDISTFIHRSIEDFKKLKDRSNQIGGIVNVIKEIADQTNLLALNAAIEAARAGEQGRGFAVVADEVRTLASRTSQATSEINEMIQILQNETNNVAKTIGDIAPKVEESLKNTHQVTTMFNDIQESSNNTLNMIKQVTHATSEQDLASRDLAEHIERISAMVKETSDSIGDFCNTINNLNDLAKEIEKSVSVFELE, from the coding sequence ATGACATTAAAAAAACAGCTGATGATAATTGTGGCGATATCTATTATCGGTTATGCAATCATCGGGGCATATGGGCTTTATTCGATAAAAGATAATCTGATAGAAAGCCGTAAGCATGAAATTCATACAATTCTGAATTTTGCCAGAAACCAGAGCAATCTCTATATTCAACAAAGTAAAAATGGCCAGCTTTCACAAGCTGAAGCAGAAAAGAAGGTCGTTGAGTTACTCTCAGGAATGAGAGAAGGTGCTTCATATATTTGGTCAAATGATAATCATGCGATTTCAAGAGTACATCCAAGAATTGAAAAGCTAGGAAAATTGCAGGATTCATATGCTGGGCAAATGCAGCAACTACAGGGAAAAGAATATGACTTTACTGTAGAAGAAAACATGAAGCCAGGAGCTGACGTTAAAGTCTTAAAGGTGAACGGATTTACGAAATTACCGGATTGGAATTGGGTTGTCGGTTTTGGTGTGTATATGGATGATATTCAAGAGCAATATTATGCATATGCGAAGACATTCTTCTTCATCGCAACGCCGATTTTGTTGATGGTTGTCTTTATCTCTTTCTATATTTCAAAAACCATTATCCGCAAATTAGGTGGCGAACCTGATTATGCAGTGTCTGTAACTAAAAAAATTGCAATGGGACAGCTGACCGAAAAATTAGATAGTTATCTTTCTCAGCAAAGTTTGATTGGGTCGATGGCGTACATGCAAAAATCATTGGTGCAAACAATTACGACCATTAAACAAGGGTTACATACACTGGCTCGTTTAAGTGCTGCATTGCAAGATCAAATCACAGTCATTGATTCGGCATCGAAAGGTTCTTCAGAAGCATCAGTATCGACTGCTGCATCGATTCAGGAACTGTCTGTTTGTATTAAAGAGATATCCTATAATACAGAATTAACAGAGCAAAACTCAGAACAGGCCATGAATTTATGTCTTGATGGCAATCATGTGGTCAAAAAAACGAATGATTCAATTATTGATATATCTACATTTATTCATAGATCGATCGAAGATTTTAAGAAATTAAAAGACAGATCGAATCAAATTGGCGGCATTGTAAATGTCATTAAAGAAATTGCAGACCAAACCAACCTGCTGGCATTAAATGCCGCGATTGAGGCGGCAAGAGCGGGTGAACAAGGGCGTGGATTTGCGGTTGTTGCTGATGAGGTCAGAACACTCGCGTCAAGAACATCGCAAGCGACTTCTGAAATTAATGAGATGATTCAGATCCTTCAAAATGAAACCAATAATGTGGCAAAAACGATTGGGGATATTGCACCGAAAGTTGAGGAAAGTCTTAAAAACACCCATCAAGTAACAACGATGTTTAATGATATTCAGGAAAGCTCGAATAATACGCTGAATATGATTAAACAGGTGACACATGCAACATCAGAGCAGGATCTTGCTTCTCGTGATTTAGCAGAACACATTGAACGAATTTCTGCGATGGTGAAAGAAACATCTGATTCAATCGGTGATTTTTGTAACACGATTAATAATCTGAATGATTTAGCGAAAGAGATTGAAAAATCAGTAAGCGTTTTTGAATTAGAATAA
- the araH gene encoding L-arabinose ABC transporter permease AraH translates to MAITTAAQTTAKKETSRSGLQIARIWDQYGMLVIFAILFLLASMLIPNFASMINMKGLGLAVSMSGMVACGMLFCLAAGEFDMSVGSIVACSGVTCAVAINATESITMGVLAGLGVGVLFGLVNGIVVAKFKINALITTLATMQMARGMGYIISDGKAVGIVEEQFFDIGNSAMFGIPTPVWITAVCFVLFGLLLNKTTFGRNTLSMGGNEEASRLAGVNVVRTKIIIFTMTGFISALAGIILASRMTSGQPMTSIGFELIVISSCVLGGVSMKGGIGKISYVIAGVLILGLMENAMNLLNISPFAQYVVRGLILLAAVLFDRYKQVRKAKV, encoded by the coding sequence ATGGCAATAACCACTGCTGCACAAACAACAGCAAAAAAAGAGACAAGTCGCTCAGGGCTGCAAATCGCCCGCATCTGGGATCAATACGGCATGCTGGTGATTTTCGCCATCCTGTTCCTGTTGGCCAGTATGCTGATCCCAAATTTTGCCAGCATGATCAATATGAAAGGGTTGGGGCTGGCGGTGTCGATGTCCGGCATGGTCGCCTGTGGCATGCTGTTCTGTCTGGCGGCTGGCGAATTTGATATGTCGGTCGGCTCCATCGTCGCCTGTTCCGGCGTCACTTGTGCGGTCGCCATTAATGCGACTGAAAGCATCACCATGGGTGTGCTGGCAGGTTTAGGGGTCGGCGTGTTATTCGGTCTGGTCAACGGCATCGTCGTCGCCAAATTCAAAATCAACGCCCTGATCACCACACTGGCGACCATGCAGATGGCGCGTGGTATGGGTTACATCATCTCTGATGGTAAAGCCGTGGGTATCGTCGAAGAGCAGTTCTTTGATATCGGCAACTCGGCCATGTTCGGTATTCCAACCCCAGTTTGGATCACCGCGGTTTGTTTTGTTCTGTTCGGTTTACTGCTGAATAAAACCACCTTTGGTCGTAACACCCTGTCGATGGGGGGTAATGAAGAAGCCTCGCGTCTGGCGGGTGTGAATGTAGTGCGCACTAAAATCATCATCTTCACCATGACGGGTTTCATCTCGGCTCTGGCTGGCATCATTCTGGCGTCTCGTATGACCTCTGGTCAGCCAATGACTTCCATCGGTTTCGAGCTGATTGTTATCTCCTCCTGCGTATTGGGCGGGGTTTCCATGAAAGGTGGTATTGGCAAGATCTCTTATGTCATTGCCGGTGTGCTGATCTTAGGTTTGATGGAAAACGCCATGAACCTGCTGAATATCTCTCCGTTCGCACAATATGTGGTTCGTGGCCTGATCCTGCTGGCAGCCGTATTGTTCGACCGTTACAAACAAGTTCGCAAAGCAAAAGTCTAG